One Nostocoides sp. HKS02 genomic window carries:
- a CDS encoding DUF3090 domain-containing protein, whose amino-acid sequence MAVNDFDPPDRFVAGTVGPPGQRTFFLQASEGRRLLSVSLEKEQVAVLANRINDILDSYAGGEGADHVATEVVDNAPLDTPIEDEFRVNTLSLGWDEARGVVVIECLDRDPDDPVGATDPEVLAEEPRLIRVVLTPARARAFARRAQSLVAAGRPPCPFCGGPLEPEGHICPRANGYKR is encoded by the coding sequence ATGGCGGTCAACGACTTCGATCCTCCGGACCGGTTCGTCGCCGGGACCGTGGGGCCTCCCGGACAACGCACGTTCTTCCTCCAGGCGAGCGAGGGGCGCAGGCTGCTCAGCGTCTCCCTCGAGAAGGAGCAGGTGGCCGTCCTCGCGAACCGCATCAACGACATCCTCGACAGCTATGCCGGCGGCGAAGGCGCCGACCACGTGGCGACAGAGGTCGTCGACAACGCACCGCTGGACACCCCGATCGAGGACGAGTTCCGCGTCAACACGCTGAGCCTGGGCTGGGACGAGGCCCGGGGCGTCGTGGTCATCGAGTGCCTCGATCGTGACCCTGACGACCCGGTGGGCGCCACCGACCCCGAGGTGCTGGCCGAGGAGCCACGGCTCATCCGGGTCGTGCTCACCCCGGCCCGGGCGCGCGCCTTCGCCCGCCGCGCCCAGTCCCTCGTGGCAGCTGGCAGGCCTCCGTGCCCGTTCTGCGGCGGACCCCTCGAGCCCGAGGGGCACATCTGCCCACGCGCGAACGGCTACAAGCGCTGA
- a CDS encoding PD-(D/E)XK nuclease family protein yields MVPALSPSRASDFKQCPLLYRFRAVDKLSAPPSAAAARGTLVHAVLERLFDLPAEQRTPAAAEALLGPQWEALVAAEPELAQLITGDETVTEESWFGDAQALIETWFGLEDPTRLEPAERELYVETEVDGLVLRGYVDRLDVAPDGAMRVVDYKTGRSPSELFEGKALFQMKFYALVLWRLRGEIPRLLQLVYLGNGEVVRYTPDEHDLLSLERNLKAVWTAIERAALTGDWRPKTSRLCDWCDFRQLCPAWGGTPPPLPEDAAQRALDPVTSGQVVPADD; encoded by the coding sequence ATGGTTCCAGCCCTATCGCCGAGCCGCGCATCGGACTTCAAGCAGTGCCCCCTGCTCTACCGCTTCCGCGCGGTGGACAAGCTGTCCGCGCCCCCGAGCGCCGCGGCCGCTCGGGGCACCCTCGTCCACGCGGTGCTCGAACGGCTCTTCGACCTGCCGGCCGAGCAGCGCACCCCCGCAGCCGCCGAGGCACTCCTCGGCCCCCAGTGGGAGGCCCTCGTCGCTGCCGAGCCCGAGCTCGCCCAGCTCATCACCGGTGACGAGACGGTCACCGAGGAGTCCTGGTTCGGCGACGCCCAGGCGCTGATCGAGACCTGGTTCGGCCTCGAGGACCCGACCCGGCTGGAGCCGGCCGAGCGCGAGCTCTACGTCGAGACCGAGGTCGACGGCCTGGTGCTGCGCGGGTACGTCGACCGGCTCGACGTGGCGCCCGACGGGGCGATGCGGGTCGTCGACTACAAGACCGGGCGATCGCCGAGCGAGCTCTTCGAGGGCAAGGCCCTGTTCCAGATGAAGTTCTACGCCCTCGTGCTGTGGCGTCTGCGCGGCGAGATCCCACGGCTGCTCCAGCTCGTCTACCTCGGCAACGGCGAGGTCGTCCGCTACACCCCCGACGAGCACGACCTGCTCAGCCTGGAGCGCAACCTCAAGGCGGTGTGGACCGCCATCGAGCGGGCCGCGCTGACTGGCGACTGGCGCCCCAAGACCTCACGACTGTGTGACTGGTGCGACTTCCGACAGCTCTGCCCGGCGTGGGGTGGCACACCGCCACCGCTGCCCGAGGACGCCGCGCAGCGCGCTCTCGATCCGGTGACCTCGGGTCAGGTCGTGCCGGCCGACGACTGA
- the mshC gene encoding cysteine--1-D-myo-inosityl 2-amino-2-deoxy-alpha-D-glucopyranoside ligase, which translates to MISWPAPFIPEVPGTGHPPQLFDSSTRALRAVNPGPTARMYVCGITPYDATHLGHAATYVTFDVLGRALRDAGHDVVYVQNITDVDDPLLERARRDGVRWQDLAAEEIALFREDMTALGVLPPDHYVGVVESIEPVAAAVRSLVARGAAYEVDTPESSAGSDLYLDLSTEPGFGAVSNWTRAEMLAVFADRGGDPDRAGKRDALDPLLWRAAREGEPSWTAAGLPAGRPGWHIECTAIALDHLGMAFDVQGGGTDLIFPHHEMSATQAVALTGERPFARTYAHQAMVGLDGEKMSKSKGNLVLVSKLRADGVDPMAIRLVLLEQHYRTEWSWTPELLTRAQDRLDTWRAALSVNAGPDVTEVVEAVRRCVADDLDTPGALRAVDRWAKQCLTRGGPDAGAPGVLARTIDAVLGVRV; encoded by the coding sequence GTGATCTCCTGGCCTGCCCCGTTCATCCCCGAGGTGCCGGGCACCGGCCACCCGCCCCAGCTGTTCGACTCGAGCACCCGGGCGCTGCGCGCGGTCAACCCCGGGCCGACGGCCCGGATGTACGTCTGCGGCATCACGCCGTACGACGCCACCCACCTCGGCCATGCCGCCACGTACGTCACCTTCGACGTGCTGGGACGCGCGCTGCGCGACGCCGGTCACGACGTCGTGTACGTCCAGAACATCACCGATGTCGACGACCCCCTGCTCGAGCGTGCGCGGCGCGACGGGGTGCGGTGGCAGGACCTCGCTGCCGAGGAGATCGCGTTGTTCCGTGAGGACATGACGGCCCTCGGGGTGCTCCCGCCCGACCACTACGTCGGGGTCGTCGAGAGCATCGAGCCGGTCGCTGCGGCAGTGCGGTCCCTCGTCGCGCGAGGCGCGGCCTACGAGGTCGACACCCCCGAGTCGAGCGCGGGTAGCGACCTGTACCTCGACCTGTCCACCGAGCCGGGCTTCGGTGCGGTGTCGAACTGGACCCGCGCGGAGATGCTGGCCGTCTTCGCCGACCGTGGCGGCGACCCCGACCGCGCAGGCAAGCGTGACGCGCTCGACCCCTTGCTGTGGCGAGCCGCCCGCGAGGGTGAACCGTCGTGGACCGCCGCCGGGCTACCGGCCGGGCGACCGGGCTGGCACATCGAGTGCACCGCCATCGCGCTGGACCACCTCGGCATGGCGTTCGACGTCCAGGGCGGCGGGACGGACCTGATCTTTCCCCACCACGAGATGAGCGCGACCCAGGCGGTCGCCCTCACCGGTGAGCGGCCCTTCGCACGAACCTATGCCCACCAGGCCATGGTCGGCCTGGACGGCGAGAAGATGAGCAAGTCCAAGGGCAACCTCGTGCTCGTCTCCAAGCTGCGCGCCGACGGGGTCGACCCGATGGCCATCCGGCTGGTGCTGCTCGAGCAGCACTACCGCACCGAGTGGTCGTGGACTCCCGAGCTGCTCACCCGGGCGCAGGACCGCCTCGACACGTGGCGTGCCGCCCTGTCGGTGAATGCCGGGCCGGACGTCACCGAGGTCGTCGAGGCAGTCCGACGCTGCGTCGCCGACGACCTCGACACGCCCGGAGCCCTGCGCGCTGTCGACCGCTGGGCGAAGCAGTGCCTGACCCGCGGTGGCCCCGATGCCGGCGCCCCCGGCGTACTGGCACGGACGATCGACGCGGTGCTCGGAGTCCGGGTCTAG
- a CDS encoding LLM class F420-dependent oxidoreductase — MELGVNLGYFGMGVDRDNVAVAQEADRLGYAVAWAAEAYGSDVPTVLSWIGALTSNIDLGAAVMQIPGRTPAMTAMTAATLDTLSGGRFRLGLGVSGPQVSEGWHGVPFAAPLGRTREYVDIVRMALRRDTVAYAGRHFTLPLADGPGKALKLTVHPPRSHLPIYLAAVGPKNLELAGEIADGWHAIFFSPEHSGGLVESVVTGRRRAGRGTEEDPLTGFDIAPSVPVVIADDVEAAADLIRPYAALYIGGMGSREQNFYNQLACRMGFEEAAAQVQDLFLAKRHRDAAAAVPFEFIDATALIGPRERIRDRLHRYAEAGVGTLSVAPFAGGLEERLHVVRTMAEVMGQTVA; from the coding sequence ATGGAACTCGGCGTGAACCTCGGGTACTTCGGCATGGGGGTCGATCGCGACAACGTCGCCGTCGCGCAGGAGGCGGACCGCCTCGGGTATGCCGTGGCGTGGGCCGCCGAGGCGTACGGCTCGGACGTCCCCACCGTGCTGTCCTGGATCGGCGCGCTGACCTCGAACATCGACCTCGGCGCGGCCGTCATGCAGATCCCGGGCCGGACCCCGGCCATGACCGCCATGACTGCCGCCACCCTCGACACCCTCTCGGGTGGCCGGTTCCGGCTCGGGCTCGGGGTGAGCGGTCCCCAGGTGAGCGAGGGCTGGCACGGCGTGCCGTTCGCCGCGCCGCTCGGCCGCACCCGCGAGTACGTCGACATCGTCCGGATGGCGCTACGACGCGACACCGTGGCCTATGCCGGCAGGCACTTCACGCTGCCCCTCGCCGACGGCCCGGGCAAGGCGCTCAAGCTGACGGTCCACCCGCCGCGCAGCCACCTGCCGATCTACCTCGCCGCCGTCGGTCCCAAGAACCTCGAGCTGGCCGGGGAGATCGCCGACGGCTGGCACGCCATCTTCTTCAGTCCTGAGCACTCGGGTGGCCTCGTCGAGTCGGTGGTGACTGGGCGCCGCCGCGCGGGCCGGGGCACCGAGGAGGACCCGCTCACGGGGTTCGACATCGCGCCGTCCGTGCCGGTCGTCATCGCCGACGACGTCGAGGCCGCCGCCGACCTCATCCGCCCGTATGCCGCGCTGTACATCGGCGGGATGGGCTCGCGCGAGCAGAACTTCTACAACCAGCTGGCCTGCCGAATGGGCTTCGAGGAGGCCGCGGCGCAGGTCCAGGACCTGTTCCTGGCCAAGCGGCACCGGGACGCAGCGGCTGCCGTGCCCTTCGAGTTCATCGACGCCACGGCGCTCATCGGGCCGCGGGAGCGCATCCGCGACCGGCTGCACCGGTACGCCGAGGCCGGCGTCGGCACCTTGTCCGTGGCGCCCTTCGCCGGGGGTCTCGAGGAGCGTCTGCATGTCGTGCGCACCATGGCCGAGGTCATGGGCCAGACTGTCGCCTGA
- a CDS encoding SCO1664 family protein has protein sequence MPVLRRTPRARGAHLPTRERLQALTRSLLASLAEAELEVLGRLVDASNLALLVRVGGEPGALAIYKPVAGERPLWDFPDGTLAAREVAAWAISAAGGWDIVPETVLRSGPHGLGSVQRWVGDPETEPEYAVSLVAPNEIPAGWVPVLQGEDADGQPVVVVHEDSPATRSVAVFDAVINNSDRKGSHLVREGGALRGFDHGVSLHADDKLRTVFWGFAGQPLPSEELARLTTIHDAATDGESELRGQLDTLISPAEVAALVQRCRALLDHAAYPKPSGQWPAIPWPPL, from the coding sequence GTGCCCGTTCTGCGGCGGACCCCTCGAGCCCGAGGGGCACATCTGCCCACGCGCGAACGGCTACAAGCGCTGACTCGCTCGCTGCTGGCGTCCCTGGCCGAGGCGGAGCTCGAGGTGCTCGGCCGCCTCGTCGACGCGTCCAACCTCGCGCTGCTCGTCCGGGTGGGTGGCGAACCCGGTGCCCTCGCCATCTACAAGCCGGTGGCGGGGGAGCGACCTCTGTGGGACTTCCCCGACGGCACTCTGGCTGCCCGCGAGGTGGCGGCGTGGGCGATCAGCGCCGCCGGCGGCTGGGACATCGTGCCCGAGACCGTCCTGCGCTCGGGGCCCCACGGGCTCGGCTCGGTCCAACGCTGGGTGGGCGACCCTGAGACCGAGCCGGAGTATGCCGTGTCGCTCGTCGCGCCCAACGAGATCCCGGCGGGATGGGTTCCGGTGCTCCAGGGCGAGGACGCCGACGGACAGCCGGTCGTCGTGGTCCACGAGGACTCACCCGCCACCCGATCGGTCGCCGTCTTCGACGCGGTCATCAACAACTCCGACCGCAAGGGCTCGCACCTAGTGCGCGAGGGTGGTGCGCTCCGGGGCTTCGACCACGGTGTCAGCCTGCACGCGGACGACAAGCTGCGGACCGTGTTCTGGGGCTTCGCCGGCCAGCCACTGCCGTCCGAGGAGCTCGCTCGGCTCACGACCATCCATGACGCCGCCACCGATGGCGAGTCCGAGCTCCGCGGCCAGCTCGACACCCTGATCAGCCCGGCCGAGGTGGCCGCGCTGGTGCAGCGGTGCCGCGCGCTGCTGGACCACGCGGCATACCCGAAGCCCTCGGGGCAGTGGCCCGCCATCCCGTGGCCGCCGCTCTGA
- a CDS encoding primosomal protein: MTADPRGALANLVSAFERHLEASSSKRGEDDPTVIAAYDDLADAFAAYDEALLDAYGEMTPLDIYDGEDDDELDDHSDEDGDAGVYSGLDDADYEDDDAESEATSGTNSTQH; the protein is encoded by the coding sequence ATGACCGCAGACCCGCGTGGCGCGCTGGCCAACCTCGTGAGCGCCTTCGAGCGCCATCTGGAGGCATCCTCGTCCAAACGGGGCGAGGACGACCCGACGGTGATCGCGGCATACGACGACCTCGCCGACGCGTTCGCGGCATACGACGAGGCGCTCCTCGACGCCTACGGCGAGATGACGCCGCTCGACATCTACGACGGTGAGGACGACGACGAGCTCGACGACCACAGCGACGAAGACGGCGACGCGGGCGTGTACTCCGGTCTCGACGACGCCGACTACGAGGATGACGACGCCGAGTCCGAAGCCACCTCGGGCACCAACTCCACCCAGCACTGA
- a CDS encoding aldo/keto reductase codes for MRHRRMGNSGLSVSRLALGTMTWGRSTDEEGAREQLRTFVDAGGTLVDTAHGYADGAAEEFLGRFIEQDVTRDEVVICTKSGISRRSGQRVVDTSRHSLLAQLDTSLERLGTDHVDLWLVHTWSDDAPLAETLSALEWAVGTGRARYVGVSNYSGWQSARALSLLEQARVPLVANEVEYSLVNRSAEPDLLAAAQALGFGLLPWSPLGRGVLTGKYRHGIPADSRAASRDFPRFTARYLDDRSAGIVEALAIAAKGLGVSPAEVALAWVRDRPGVVSPVVGARTTAQLRASLASEALELPDELVAALDEVSA; via the coding sequence ATGCGCCACAGACGAATGGGTAACTCCGGCCTGTCCGTGTCCCGGCTCGCGCTGGGCACGATGACCTGGGGTCGAAGCACCGACGAGGAGGGCGCCCGCGAACAGCTGCGCACCTTCGTCGACGCCGGCGGCACCCTCGTGGACACGGCGCACGGGTATGCCGACGGCGCCGCCGAGGAGTTCCTCGGTCGGTTCATCGAGCAGGACGTGACCCGCGACGAGGTGGTCATCTGCACCAAGTCGGGCATCTCGCGCCGCTCGGGTCAGCGGGTCGTCGACACCTCCCGACACAGCCTGCTCGCCCAGCTCGACACCTCCCTGGAGCGGCTGGGCACCGACCATGTCGACCTGTGGCTCGTGCACACCTGGTCCGACGACGCCCCGCTCGCCGAGACGCTCTCGGCCCTGGAGTGGGCAGTCGGGACCGGACGCGCCCGCTACGTCGGGGTGTCGAACTACAGCGGCTGGCAGAGCGCTCGCGCCCTCTCCCTGCTCGAGCAGGCGCGAGTTCCGTTGGTGGCCAACGAAGTCGAGTACTCCCTCGTCAACCGCTCGGCGGAGCCGGACCTGCTGGCCGCGGCACAGGCGCTCGGCTTCGGGCTGCTGCCGTGGTCGCCCCTCGGCCGGGGTGTGCTCACCGGCAAGTACCGCCACGGCATCCCCGCGGACTCGCGGGCGGCCTCACGCGACTTCCCGCGGTTCACCGCGCGTTACCTCGACGACCGCAGTGCGGGGATCGTCGAGGCACTCGCCATCGCGGCCAAGGGGCTGGGGGTCAGCCCGGCCGAGGTGGCCCTGGCGTGGGTGCGCGACCGGCCGGGCGTCGTGAGCCCGGTCGTGGGGGCGCGCACGACCGCGCAGCTGCGGGCGTCCTTGGCCAGCGAGGCGCTGGAGCTGCCCGACGAGCTCGTCGCGGCGCTGGACGAGGTCTCGGCCTGA
- a CDS encoding undecaprenyl-diphosphate phosphatase, whose amino-acid sequence MSTLSYLDALVLGVVEGLTEFLPVSSTGHLTITEKILGLTVDDPGVTAYTAIIQLGAIVATLLYFWRDIVRLLLAWVTGLRSTEGRSHHDYQLAWAVIIGSIPVGIIGFVAKDFISGPLRSLWVVAVALIGWSVAMWLAESRHAMLVSRGEERGEGSVTMRDGLVIGLFQCLALVPGVSRSGATISAGLFRGLDRLTATRLSFFMAIPALTAAGLFEAVHEKSHLKLLGVGQMGLGIVVSFVVAYASIAWLLRFVSNHKITAFVWYRVALGVLLLGLLAAGTVSAT is encoded by the coding sequence GTGAGCACTCTCAGTTACCTCGACGCACTCGTCCTCGGCGTGGTGGAGGGCCTGACCGAGTTCCTCCCGGTCTCCTCGACCGGCCACCTGACCATCACGGAGAAGATCCTCGGCCTGACGGTCGACGACCCGGGCGTGACGGCCTACACCGCGATCATCCAGCTCGGTGCGATCGTGGCCACCCTGCTCTACTTCTGGCGCGACATCGTCCGCCTGCTTCTGGCGTGGGTCACGGGTCTGCGCAGCACGGAAGGGCGCAGCCACCACGACTACCAGCTGGCCTGGGCCGTGATCATCGGGTCGATCCCGGTCGGCATCATCGGGTTCGTGGCCAAGGACTTCATCAGCGGCCCGCTGCGCAGCCTGTGGGTCGTGGCCGTCGCGCTCATCGGGTGGAGCGTGGCGATGTGGCTGGCCGAGAGCCGCCACGCGATGCTCGTCTCCCGCGGCGAAGAGCGTGGCGAGGGATCGGTCACCATGCGCGATGGCCTGGTCATCGGCCTCTTCCAGTGCCTGGCGCTCGTGCCGGGCGTGTCCCGCTCCGGTGCGACGATCTCGGCCGGTCTCTTCCGAGGGCTGGACCGGCTCACCGCGACCCGCCTCTCGTTCTTCATGGCGATCCCCGCGCTCACCGCCGCCGGCTTGTTCGAGGCGGTGCACGAGAAGTCCCACCTCAAGCTGCTGGGGGTCGGGCAGATGGGCCTGGGCATCGTCGTATCCTTCGTCGTGGCCTACGCCTCGATCGCCTGGCTGCTGCGCTTCGTCAGCAACCACAAGATCACCGCGTTCGTCTGGTACCGCGTGGCGCTCGGCGTGCTCCTCCTCGGCCTGCTCGCCGCCGGCACGGTGTCGGCGACCTAG
- a CDS encoding MSMEG_4193 family putative phosphomutase produces MPTCLLVRHGHSSANGQGILAGRLPGIHLTETGQRQAAQLATSLSELPVARIVTSPLERCVETAGPLAAAAGLDLSLEDDLLECAYGAWTARPLADLAKDPLWATVQDDPLTARFPDSETYAAESLAEMSARVVAAVRRIDAEVAALHGDGALWVAVTHGDLVKAVLADATGSGLAHFQSYTADPGSVSAVRYGGRHTFLLAANLSAPDLGRFRPAEGESPQDAVVGGGSGTVASSDAGRG; encoded by the coding sequence GTGCCCACCTGCCTGCTCGTCCGTCACGGCCACTCCAGCGCCAACGGCCAGGGGATCCTCGCGGGGCGCCTGCCCGGCATACACCTCACCGAGACGGGACAGCGGCAGGCGGCGCAGCTGGCCACGAGCCTGTCCGAGCTGCCGGTAGCCCGGATCGTCACCAGCCCGCTGGAGCGGTGCGTCGAGACGGCCGGGCCACTCGCAGCAGCCGCCGGTCTCGACCTGAGCCTCGAGGACGACCTGCTGGAGTGTGCCTACGGCGCATGGACGGCCCGGCCGCTGGCCGACCTCGCCAAGGACCCGCTGTGGGCCACCGTGCAGGACGACCCGCTCACCGCGCGGTTTCCCGATTCCGAGACGTATGCCGCCGAGAGCCTGGCGGAGATGTCCGCCCGCGTCGTCGCGGCCGTCCGCCGGATCGACGCCGAGGTGGCGGCCTTGCACGGTGACGGCGCCCTGTGGGTGGCCGTCACGCACGGTGACCTCGTCAAGGCCGTGCTGGCGGACGCGACGGGCAGTGGGCTGGCGCACTTCCAGAGCTACACGGCGGACCCCGGTTCGGTCTCCGCGGTCCGCTACGGCGGCCGCCACACGTTCCTGCTGGCCGCCAACCTCAGCGCCCCTGACCTCGGACGATTCCGCCCGGCCGAAGGCGAATCCCCGCAGGACGCCGTCGTCGGCGGGGGCAGTGGGACGGTCGCGAGCAGCGACGCAGGTCGGGGTTAG
- a CDS encoding HAD family phosphatase: MLPAAVLWDMDGTLVDTEPYWITAEHAIVEEAGGVWSDEYAHQLVGNDLMVSAQFIRDHSPVDLAPVQIIEDLLERVIAQVRDHVPWRPGAVELLTALGEAGVPSALVTMSWRSLAEAVVGALPAGTFAAVVTGDEVEHGKPHPEPYLAAARSLGVEVGHCVAIEDSPTGVRSAVAAGVPTVAVPHVVPVPLMVGAVQVPSLRGVRPADLLALFDGARQSSAGTT; the protein is encoded by the coding sequence ATGCTGCCCGCCGCCGTTCTCTGGGACATGGACGGCACCCTCGTCGACACCGAGCCGTACTGGATCACGGCCGAGCACGCGATCGTCGAGGAGGCCGGGGGAGTCTGGAGCGACGAGTACGCCCACCAGCTCGTGGGGAACGACCTCATGGTGTCGGCGCAGTTCATCCGTGACCACTCGCCGGTCGACCTCGCGCCGGTCCAGATCATCGAGGACCTCCTCGAGCGCGTCATCGCCCAGGTCCGTGACCACGTGCCGTGGCGGCCGGGCGCCGTCGAGCTGTTGACCGCACTCGGGGAAGCCGGGGTGCCGAGCGCGTTGGTGACCATGTCGTGGCGCTCGCTGGCCGAGGCGGTGGTCGGTGCGCTTCCGGCTGGCACCTTCGCCGCGGTCGTGACCGGTGACGAGGTCGAGCACGGCAAGCCTCACCCCGAGCCCTACCTCGCCGCGGCGCGCTCGCTCGGCGTGGAGGTCGGACACTGCGTGGCCATCGAGGACTCGCCCACGGGCGTCAGGTCGGCCGTGGCCGCCGGGGTGCCGACCGTGGCGGTGCCGCACGTGGTGCCCGTTCCGCTCATGGTCGGCGCAGTCCAGGTGCCGAGCCTTCGCGGGGTGCGGCCGGCTGACCTGCTGGCGCTGTTCGACGGGGCGCGTCAGTCGTCGGCCGGCACGACCTGA
- a CDS encoding PAC2 family protein has protein sequence MIELEDVPELNDPVVIAAFEGWNDAGEAATAAIDHLVDMWDAEPIAALDPEEYYDFQVNRPRVVLDEGRRRIHWRTTRILVATGAGLGRDIVLIQGIEPSFRWRAFTIELMEFAQQVGASTVFTLGALMADVAHTRPIPVTATSDDDDVLHRFDLEPSRYEGPTGIVGVLADAASQSGLQSISCWAAVPHYAGHSPSPKATLALVSRLEELLDAPIPHGDLPEAAKAWERGINELAETDEEVAEYVQSLEEAQDTADLPEASGDAIAREFERYLRRRGQEGPG, from the coding sequence GTGATCGAGCTCGAGGACGTCCCAGAGCTGAACGACCCGGTCGTCATCGCCGCCTTCGAGGGCTGGAACGACGCCGGTGAGGCAGCCACGGCGGCCATCGACCACCTGGTCGACATGTGGGACGCCGAGCCCATCGCCGCGCTCGACCCGGAGGAGTACTACGACTTCCAGGTGAACCGCCCCCGGGTCGTGCTCGACGAGGGTCGGCGCCGGATCCACTGGCGGACCACCCGGATCCTGGTCGCCACGGGCGCCGGGCTGGGTCGCGACATCGTCCTGATCCAGGGCATCGAGCCGAGCTTCCGTTGGCGAGCGTTCACCATCGAGCTGATGGAGTTCGCCCAGCAGGTCGGGGCGTCCACGGTGTTCACCCTGGGTGCCCTCATGGCCGACGTCGCGCACACCCGGCCGATCCCGGTCACGGCAACCTCGGACGACGACGACGTGCTGCACCGGTTCGACCTCGAGCCGAGCCGCTATGAGGGTCCGACCGGCATCGTCGGGGTTCTCGCCGATGCCGCGAGCCAGTCAGGGCTGCAGTCCATCTCGTGCTGGGCGGCCGTGCCCCACTACGCGGGCCACTCCCCCTCGCCCAAGGCGACCCTCGCCCTGGTCTCACGCCTCGAGGAGCTGCTCGACGCACCGATCCCCCACGGCGACCTCCCAGAGGCCGCCAAGGCCTGGGAGCGAGGCATCAACGAGCTCGCGGAGACCGACGAGGAGGTCGCCGAGTACGTCCAGTCGCTCGAAGAAGCCCAGGACACCGCGGACCTGCCCGAGGCCAGCGGCGATGCGATCGCCCGCGAGTTCGAGCGCTACCTGCGCCGTCGCGGCCAGGAGGGCCCCGGCTGA
- a CDS encoding DUF5703 family protein, whose amino-acid sequence MVEYEYRVLSFARDVSRSDIRRMLSEHAEYGHWELHRTRIYLGGVQRSWLRRKIIRVPRG is encoded by the coding sequence ATGGTTGAGTACGAGTACCGCGTGCTGAGCTTCGCGCGAGACGTTTCCCGGTCCGACATCCGGCGGATGCTCTCCGAGCACGCCGAGTACGGTCACTGGGAGCTGCACCGCACCCGCATCTACCTCGGCGGCGTTCAGCGGAGCTGGTTGCGCCGAAAGATCATCCGGGTGCCGCGCGGCTGA
- a CDS encoding M20/M25/M40 family metallo-hydrolase, giving the protein MSEASSRVSNAVGTEVTGPVEEVVRLCQELIRIDSTNYGDGSGPGEREAAEYVVAQLREVGLEPTVIESDPGRTSVVVRLEGQDRDRPALCLHGHLDVVPANAADWQVDPLAGELRDGCVWGRGAVDMKDMDAMILACVRDLARTATKPPRDLVVAFFADEEAGGVKGAHYVVDHHPELFDGVTEAVSEVGGYSVTVPTAAGGDTRAYLVQTAEKGILWVRLVARGRAGHGSVPNDENAVVRLAEAITRISDHTWPREYIASVRALLDGLSELTGTGYADDDLDDLLAHLGGAQGFVRGTLQDTANFTMADAGYKHNVIPQTATASLDARFLPGHDDELLATIRELAGEHVEVEVVHHDIALDAPFEGPLVDAMTAALLAEDPDAQVLPYCLSGGTDNKALSRLGITGYGFAPLQLPAELDFAPMFHGIDERVPVSALEFGVRVLRRFIATC; this is encoded by the coding sequence ATGAGCGAGGCCAGCAGCAGGGTCAGCAACGCGGTCGGCACCGAGGTCACGGGCCCCGTCGAGGAGGTCGTCCGGCTCTGTCAGGAGCTGATCCGGATCGACAGCACCAACTACGGCGACGGCAGCGGGCCGGGGGAGCGGGAAGCGGCGGAGTACGTCGTCGCCCAGCTGCGCGAGGTCGGGCTCGAGCCCACGGTCATCGAAAGCGACCCGGGTCGGACCAGCGTGGTCGTCCGCCTCGAGGGGCAGGACCGCGACCGACCAGCGCTGTGCCTGCACGGCCACCTCGACGTCGTGCCCGCGAACGCCGCCGACTGGCAGGTCGACCCCCTCGCCGGCGAGCTGCGGGACGGGTGCGTCTGGGGGCGTGGCGCCGTCGACATGAAGGACATGGACGCGATGATCCTGGCCTGCGTCCGTGACCTCGCCCGGACCGCGACGAAGCCCCCGCGCGATCTCGTCGTCGCGTTCTTCGCCGATGAGGAGGCCGGCGGGGTCAAGGGGGCGCACTACGTCGTCGACCACCACCCCGAGCTCTTCGACGGCGTGACCGAGGCGGTGAGCGAGGTCGGCGGCTACTCGGTCACCGTGCCGACGGCGGCCGGCGGCGACACCCGTGCCTACCTCGTCCAGACCGCAGAGAAGGGCATCCTCTGGGTCCGGCTGGTGGCCCGAGGGCGTGCTGGCCACGGCTCGGTGCCCAACGACGAGAACGCCGTGGTCCGCCTGGCGGAGGCGATCACCCGCATCAGCGACCACACCTGGCCCCGCGAGTACATCGCCTCGGTGCGGGCCCTGCTCGATGGGCTGAGCGAGCTCACCGGCACCGGGTATGCCGATGACGACCTCGACGACCTGCTGGCGCACCTCGGCGGTGCGCAGGGCTTCGTGCGGGGCACGCTGCAGGACACCGCCAACTTCACCATGGCCGATGCCGGGTACAAGCACAACGTCATCCCGCAGACCGCGACCGCGTCACTCGACGCGCGGTTCCTGCCCGGACACGACGACGAGCTGCTGGCGACGATCCGCGAGCTGGCAGGCGAGCACGTCGAGGTGGAGGTCGTCCACCACGACATCGCGCTCGATGCGCCCTTCGAGGGGCCGCTCGTCGACGCGATGACCGCGGCCCTGCTCGCCGAGGACCCCGACGCGCAGGTCCTGCCGTACTGCCTGTCCGGCGGCACCGACAACAAGGCACTGAGCCGGCTGGGCATCACCGGGTACGGCTTCGCCCCGCTGCAGCTGCCGGCCGAGCTCGACTTCGCGCCCATGTTCCACGGCATCGACGAGCGCGTGCCGGTATCGGCCCTGGAGTTCGGGGTGCGGGTCCTTCGCCGGTTCATCGCCACGTGCTGA